In Cryptomeria japonica chromosome 10, Sugi_1.0, whole genome shotgun sequence, a genomic segment contains:
- the LOC131076202 gene encoding protein MAIN-LIKE 1-like, which translates to MEALPEHSFYEYLSMLESRERFPLTQRLRPELSFEDRAAIEEMGLRHVLYVPEFRANMGLLTALAERWHSETCTFHLLMGEMTVTLEDVYRIMRIPIDGELISYDRDGDRDALRRVF; encoded by the coding sequence gagtatttgtcgatgctagagtcacgagagagattcccgttgacgcagaggttgcgacctgagttgtcatttgaggacagagctgccatcgaggagatgggtttgagacatgtgctgtatgtgcctgagtttcgggcaaacatgggtttgctgactgcactggctgagagatggcactccgagacttgcacattccatttgctgatgggagagatgacagttaccctggaggatgtatataggattatgcgaataccgattgatggggagctgatttcgtacgatcgagacggagacagggatgcccttagacgagtgttctag